TCATTCATTAAAGTCATTTGAAGGATAAGGGTGGTGAAGTTGATATGAAATTGATCTTTTGCGTAGTTGAGTCCAAACCTCAGCAGGAACCATGTCCCAGGTATGCCCGTGGTTATTGCGCAATTAGTATAGGAATGATAAGGGTAATTCGGGACTGGAGAAAGGGGAATGGACAAAATGACTAGCAAAAGAGGGCTAGGGATTGATTTTGGTGAAGTTGTTCATATAGTTGAGTATGCTGAGTCACCGTCTTGGTAAAATACATGGTATGGGACATGTAGGCTCAGTTTGTTCAGCTATGTGGATTAACTGGAGTAGAACATTCATTTATGCATATCATGTGATCATTGTATGATTTTCTTTGTTTGGAGAGGAATAGCTCCCTACTGAGCCGCAGGTTGAGCTCACCCTTTTACAGTCTTGCAGTCTTGCAGGTTATGAAACAGGAGAACAACGACAATTAGTGATCAAGACGTAGAGTTAGATGGAGTTCTAAATGTGTAAGAGCTTCATTTAGGAAGAGAGTACCCTTAGTCATTTTGGTTGTATCCAAATATATATTGAAATGAGAAGTCGATTCTTTTAAGTTGTCATTTCTTATTTTCATTTCCTTTAGCTTATCATTTATTTTAGCTCACTCGGGTTTTCGAAAAAAAAAAAATTTCTACCCCAAAATCCGGGGCATGACATACAGAGAAAAAGAAAATCAGATTAGGGCTTTATTTATGGAAATTAAAGCTCAAGGAAGAGTAAAACGAAAGAGAAGTGATGAGTTTATCTTCCCGGAGCACGAGTTCGCCAGAGAGAGAAAAATTCGGCTAGAAATTGGATTTGAGTATTTAGGGTTCGGATTTCAATATGAAAAATCTATGTTTGTATGTGAAATTTTTGGTGGGTATGAGGAGGTAGAGGAGAGAGAGGTGAGCTGAATGGTGGTCGCTGATTGTCTAATGACGGCGGAGGCGCGGCTGGACTAAGCGGCATTGCTCCTCCTCCCTCTGCCGCAAGTCTCTCTCTCTCTCNNNNNNNNNNNNNNNNNNNNACTCTCTCTCTCTCTCTCTCTCTCTCTCTCTCTCTCTCTCTCTCTCTCTCTCTCCCCAGAAAACAAAGAAAAAAGAGAGATTAGGGTTTTTACTCGATATACCTAGGACCAACGGGCCAGATTAGATCGAGAATGGGAATGGAGGGCTGAGATTAAAAGGTAGAAATTAAAATTTGAAATGGTAATTAAAAAAATTACCTGAAACTTCAAAAATTCGTAGAAAATAGTTCGCTGTTCGGAAAAATAATCCGAAGACACCAGTGAACTCGTGGCGCTCAGAATTTAGAACTGCCGCCTGTTTTCAGACTTAGGTTTTTCGATTTAGAGGGATAGTTTGCTCCGGCAACTAAAATATAACAGCAAATTTCTACGACGACATTAAATACCGTTGCAAATTCTTCATTTTCATGCCATGACAAGATATAGCCGTAGCAAATAATTTTATCTTTTGCCTCGGCATGGCATTGCCATCGCAAAACAGATTTTTTTTTTTTTTTCTGCTACCCCACGTTTACCTTCTCAAAAGTAGAACTATTGGCGATGGCATTTGCGTATCGTCGCAAGCCGTGGTAGCCAAAATAAACATTTTTTTTGTAGTGTATTTTCAATGAAAATGAATTTTATCTCAGGTATACAATTTACAACCACTAAAACTTCTTGGGCAAAAAAAATCAACGTACGTACCTTTAAGCTAGGAAGGAGTACGTAAGATGAGTTTTATTAATTGGAGATCTAGTCAGGAAAGACCCCTAGCTAGCTAGCGCAAACCCTACATCAGATTTGAAGGTGGAGCAAGATCCATTCGGGGCCCAGCCTATTATTAGTTAACGGCTTGTCTTTGTCTAGGAAGCACGGAACCGATGAGATGGTCACGCTTCATGCTTCTGAAGCGGAAGCGCCATGGAAGTGCCGGGAAGCGTCCGGAAGCGCGATTCCGGGAAAATGAGGTTATTGAAGCGCGGCGGAAGCGTCCGATTCCGATATGGAAGCGCACGACTTCGATTTGGAAGCGCGGACGAGCATTGTGGGTCAGCAGCGTGTTGATCTTCTTTCAATCTCCTATGCACTCAATGATCGAGAAAGGGAGAGACAAAACAAATCAGAATCTGGAAGGAGATAGAGAGAGATGTAGAATGTCACATCCCGACCCTTATATTTTACCTTATTTACTAGCTTAGTTATAATAAGAATTTTACCGTATCCGTCAATGAAGTTATAGTTTAATTGGTCCCTCGAGGGGTTTTGGGGGACGATTATTTCGGAGAGTTCTTCGCAGGAGAAAATTATGACAATGGTAAAAATGGTAAAATTTTAGCTAGTAAAAGGTAATTTTTATTCGGGTATTATTTTTCGGGGTGTTTTATTTTTGGAGTTGGGTTTTTTTTAAGTGGGTATTAAGTTGGACCGGGGTTTGGGGGGGGGGGGGGGGTAGGCCCAAAGCCATTTTCTCCCTTCTCTTCTTTTTTCTCTTCCCGGTTTGCACTCTCCCTTCGCCGGAAATCCTCCGCACGCCGCCGTCCTCCGGCCGAGCCAGGCTGCCGCACCGGTCCCGTCTGGTGATAGGAGCATAATTATGCGACAATATGATGGTTAATTCCCCTCTTTACTTTATTAGTTTATCGTATTTTCCATTTGATTTAGTTATTTTTATGTTTATTAGGTGTTTCGGAGCAAATAAAGGAATATGAAGCAAAAGAGGAGAAATCTTGAAGGATTAGGAATTCATGTCGTGTCAGGAAATAATTATGGGATTTGCCAGAAATTATCATCTAACTTCGACAGAGGATTGTGATCAGCTCACAACGATCCAGACAATGCGTTATATATCAATAGAAAGCTACAAGAGTCTACTTTCTATAACTTTTTACAGATCGTCAATACCTATTTTGTAGAAGAAGTTATGATCATTTTAGTGGCCGAATGTCAGTCTGCCCGAATTTCTGATTTGGACCGTAACTTCAATTTCAAGGCCCAATCCAAATCAGCTGGCCCATGGACGGAAATTGAGGGTTCTCTAACCTAATATCATCTGATACACGAGAGGAAACGAAGAGAAAGGAGAAGTCGGGAAGAAAAGAACACAAGAATCGGACGGAACAAGATTGATCTCTTCTCAAGGATTCTCCAAGCTCGGTCATTGTTGTCTTCCCCTTCCATGAACTCTTTTGTGTTTTTAATTTTCATTATGCGCAACTAAACTCATAGTAGCTAGGGGGCTGTTGAAGCCCCTAGACATGATTCATAACATGCTTTGATTTTCAATTTGTTTTTGCAATTAATAAGATTCAGGTTTTGTTTACCGATTGTTCATCGATGAATTCTTTGTGTGTGTGCTTTGGAGGCCTACTTAGTATACATGCTAGGGTTCTAATACTTTGATTATTTGATGCCTGGGTCAATATCGGATCCCTCAAATTGTCTAGAGAAGTAATCGGTAGTTTTCACTAGCGAGTAGATGAAACCCTAGGTTTAGCAAGGCGCTAAGTTTATTGCGATGCCTAGTGATTGCTCAAACTCTTTTCATGCTTATTGATCTCTGCTTGTTTAACCTAATAAATGTACCTTTAGGTTACAATGTTTGAGAATAGTTTAGGTGTAGAGCACTTCCTGCCTAACGTACAAAGTAAGAAAGAGTAATAGATTGTGCTCAAGCGTACCGAGTCAATCTGAGCATCTTCAATTGAGTTAGTTGGTCACAAATTGGACAAAGTGTGTTGTGTGTGATTGTCGGGGGTGGATACTTCCTCCCTAGCTAGTCTCATTATCTTGATTTTCAACTACTTTGAAATCAGTTTTCAGTTTTCTTATCTTCTGTTCGTCATATTCCTGTATTTTATTTCCCTATCAAATCAACTCCGATTTATCTCAAATTTTGTGTGCTAGACTCTCTGTGTGTCTAGTACACCTTTGTAAATTTTCGTGTTTTTCTGAACATTCTAGGTTAGGTTTTACTTTTATTTTTCGACTGTTGTTCAATAGGAGCTGCAGTCACGTTTTGTGACTTTTGTTGAAGCTTTTAGTTTAACTTAATCCTCTGCGGGAGACCCTTATTTCTCTATATTATAATCGACAAATTTTCAGGAGAATAAGGAAAATAAATAGCTTTTAATTTAGCTATCATCTGGACCGGCGTCTCCTCCTCTCTCATCCTTAGCCGGTGAGCGCTGCCACTTCACGGCCGAACGGGAGGAAACCCGTCTCGAAGGGGCGACTGTGGTGTCGCTGGAACTCCCTCCTCCGGCCACCAATCCTGGCAAGCTTGGTACGGTTTTATAGGTCTCCAACCCAGCTACCTTGCCCTAAAAAGGACTCACTCCGGTTCGCTTCAGGTAAGGAGAAATTTGAGGTGGAAGCTCTAGGGCTTTTTGTGTTGTTTTGCTCGATTGACCTAGTTAGGCTTGAAATTGGTGTTTGTGCTAGTTAGGAATGTTGTAGAGGGAGTTGAGAGGAAGATGCTGTTAAAATTTCATAGGCATTGGAGGTCGCCGGAATTGGCCTCCGGCCGCCGCTGCCGGCGCTGGTTGGGAGATTTTAATGTTTTAAATGTGGAATATTAAGAGGAGTGTATTGATGTAAATTATGGAATTTTTGGATGAGTTTTGGATAGGTTTATGAATTTCCGAAGTGTGGTATTTTTTACGGTTAATTAATGTAGAATCCGACCGTAGGATTTAAGTCATATTTTTGGGGAGGTTGTAATTACGGCTGCCGAGTATGATATTTAAGTTCGGATCGTTTCGACTTAAGAATATCGAAGTTAGGCAATGATGAGCGTAGTTATGGCTCTCGGTTAATTTTGCCTATTTTGTTTAAATATTGGAGTTTTAGTTGGGAAATTAATTTTATATTTGTGCAAGGGTTCGAGAAAACCTCTCTGGAGTGGCGATTTGGATTTCGTCGGGCTTATGCCTAGAGTTGTGAGTGGACTTTTGTTTTAAATAAAATGCATGCTATAGTTCATAGATGAACAATTAATGTTGTGGAGCATTTTGACGTCATTTTATTTTGACAGTTTTATTTCTCTTGGAGAGTTACCGAAAATGGGATTTTCGGTGAATATAAATATGTATTTATGAGGAGAGTATGTATAAAAATGCTAGCTAGCCCTATGTGTCTGTCCACCTTAATGGCGTAACATATAGCCGCATTATGGTGTGACATGAGCGTTGGACGCGAGCGTAGTAGCCCTATATGAGTGCTTAATTCATATAGGGGGTATGGGCACATATTTATACACCCGTCTATCCACCTTAATGGCGTAGTGTAGCACCGCATTAAGGCGTGACGTGAGCGTTGGACGCGAGCGTATTAGCCCTATATAGACCCATGAATTTATATAGGGAGTATGGACGTGTGTAAATACATACATATATTATAGAGCCTGAGAGGCTCGACATTTATGAGATTTGTTTAGATTAGTAATTAATTTGGGTGGTGTTGTGATTTTGGGAGCACGGAGGCTCCAGGAGTTTAAGGTTGGATTTAAATTTTCAGAAGTGTTTGCAGGTATTATTAGGAAGGGTTGTCCATTTTCAAGAGAGGTTATGCCGATTTTTCGATAAATTTTCCTTGGAGGTGGTCCCCGCACGACTTACTTTGGGTTTCAGGGTGAAATTTAGGATGGGTCGTGTCATAGAAGGTGAGGGAGAACTGGAGAATCGGAGAACAAAGAGAACAGAGATGCTGAAGAGAGAACCCAAAATGAAGATGGATGTCTCTTCTTCTTTTATTTGCCAACGAAGAAGATGGATGGCTTCCGCTCTCTTGATTTGCACACCCACATGCTATAGTTGCAATGAAGGGGTTAAACAACTTTTGGATGGAAAAAACATAGTTATTATGGGATTAATAGTTATCTTAATAGTAGATAAAGGAGTTAAACAATTAAATAATTAGGATCTGAGGTTGTAAATTGTTTCATTAATTTGTATTTATCATTAACAATAAATAAGAAGATTTGGAAAGCTAGTAATATTATTATTTTTTATATTATTTTATTCCGCGTTTTCAAAATGCTTCCATTTCTAAGTATTTTTGAGAAAAAACGCTTCTGCGTTTCCAAACGCTTCCGCTTCCGATTCCATACAACGTAGGTCTTTGTTCATCAATCAATGAGCTAGTATGTGATGAGTGCATGTACGTACAATTCTATACGGTGTTAAATTTGTTTGGTGGAACAGCCTGGATCGAATAAATTCAATTTCAATAATGGATGAATTAGGGACCCATGAATTCATGGTTCACAAAAAATGTGATCAATGATGATGAAATGAAATAAAATCAGACACCGACGATTTGTATATGGTCAGATTCAAAAGCTAGCTAGCTGTAAGCATACATTGAGCTAGCTTCTTCTAATCTTCTTCTTCCCCAATGGAGCAACCAAGCTCGGTGAAACTGGTGGAGATTTGCAGGGTGGCTCCAAAACCAGGAGCACAAGTAGATCTGTTGTCCCTTCCTCTCACCTACTTTGACTCGCTCTGGCTAAGGTTCCCACCCGTACAACGCCTTTACTTCTATGAATCAACATCTTCTTCTTCCACTACTACTACCGATTCTCTACTTGCCTATCTCAAAACCTCGCTCTCTCTCACTCTCAAACACTTCGGACCTCTCGCCGGAAACCTAACTTGGCCTCAGGACTCCCCCAGACCCGTTCTCAGCTATGTCGAAGGCGACGCCGTTTCGCTCACAGTAGCCGAATCGACCGATGCTGATAATTTCGACCACCTTTCGAGCAACAGCGTCTTTGTCGAATCCAGAGCTTACCATCCACTTGTTCCCCAATTGGAGTCGTCTCACGAACGAGCTGCAGCCATTGCCTTGCAAATAACCCTATTTCCTGGCCGTGGCTTTGCCATCGGAACAGCCATGCACCATGCCATCCTTGACGGCAAAACATCAATCTCGTTTGTTAAGTCGTGGGCTCATGCATGCAGCAAACAAGTCGAAAATGGCGTATCCGATATTGGATCAGATGTCTCGTTACCGGAGAAGTTGAAGCCGTTATATGACAGAACGGTCATCCATAACCCGACCGGGCTCGGACTCGAATCCATCTACTTGAAGGAATGGCAAAACATGGATGGCCCCAACAACAGAAGCCTAAAGATTTGGGAGTTGAAAGCTCCACCAGATGACTCAGTTCGAGGCATCTTTGAGTTCACTCGCGGACATATACAAACCCTAAGGCAGATGGTAGTTGAAAAAGTTTCTGATCTTCATTTGTCAACGTTTTCTTTAGTGTGTGCTTATACTTGGGTTTGTTTAGTCAAGGCACAAGAAGTAGACGCCGGAAAAACTTCATATCAGGTATTTAGTGTGGACTGTAGGTCTCGCTTGGACCCTCCGGTACCGGAAAACTATTTCGGGAACTGCACGAGGGGTGTGCCGGTGTTTGCAGAGGCAAATGAGTTATTGGGTGAAGATGGGTTGGTCGTGGCGGTCACAGCAATTAGTGAAGCTATAAAGGGTTTGGACAAGAATGGGGTTTTGAAGGGGGCCGACGAGGTTTACGTTTCGAAAGTCAAGGACTATTTTGGGGTTGAGGGATTCTATTCTACTGCTGGTTCTCACCGATTTCAGATATATGATACCGACTTCGGATGGGGTAGGCCGACGAAAGTTGAGGTGGTTTCTATAGATAGGACCGGAGCATTTTCAGTGTCGGATTCCAAGAATGGTGGTGGAGGTGTAGAGGTCGGGGTGGTTCTGAAGAAACATGTTATGGAGGCTTTTGCTTCTCTATTTGCTAAAGGTTTTGGAAAACACTGAGTGAGAGGAGTTGAGAAAAGCCCTATTTGCAGTTGTGAATTGTGATCGAGCTATATATGTCGTTGATTACCTAATAATATAGCTTTTATTGAAGAATATGTGCC
Above is a window of Fragaria vesca subsp. vesca linkage group LG7, FraVesHawaii_1.0, whole genome shotgun sequence DNA encoding:
- the LOC101308821 gene encoding phenolic glucoside malonyltransferase 2-like gives rise to the protein MEQPSSVKLVEICRVAPKPGAQVDLLSLPLTYFDSLWLRFPPVQRLYFYESTSSSSTTTTDSLLAYLKTSLSLTLKHFGPLAGNLTWPQDSPRPVLSYVEGDAVSLTVAESTDADNFDHLSSNSVFVESRAYHPLVPQLESSHERAAAIALQITLFPGRGFAIGTAMHHAILDGKTSISFVKSWAHACSKQVENGVSDIGSDVSLPEKLKPLYDRTVIHNPTGLGLESIYLKEWQNMDGPNNRSLKIWELKAPPDDSVRGIFEFTRGHIQTLRQMVVEKVSDLHLSTFSLVCAYTWVCLVKAQEVDAGKTSYQVFSVDCRSRLDPPVPENYFGNCTRGVPVFAEANELLGEDGLVVAVTAISEAIKGLDKNGVLKGADEVYVSKVKDYFGVEGFYSTAGSHRFQIYDTDFGWGRPTKVEVVSIDRTGAFSVSDSKNGGGGVEVGVVLKKHVMEAFASLFAKGFGKH